The Brassica oleracea var. oleracea cultivar TO1000 chromosome C7, BOL, whole genome shotgun sequence sequence TACACGGAACGAAAGTGGTCAAGTCTTTTGGAGGCTTCCATCAATTCAATGAAAGATTAGTGATTGATTTACATTCTTTTGATTTCAAATATATCTACATTGAGTTGCAAAGAGGGGTTTGTTTTAAAGATCCTGGAACATCTAATGGTACTGTTGTGATGGGTCGAGTGAAGATTCGATTGCCTCCTTGGAACAGTTGCAACAAGTTCGCTTTTAAGGTCAACCTCATTGGTTTGAATAGTGACGGATGTGTAGTTGCTAAGGGATACCTAAATTTGTCTATGTATCTTCATAGGTATCTTGCGTGATAATTTTTAGGGTTTTTTGTTTTGTTTTTTTTTATCTTACTTGTGTTTTTGACTTTAATTGCTGTGTTTGATTGACTTTCGATTGATAAGTTAATTTGATTATTAGTTTTTCTCAAGAATACTAGATTCCTTAACGCTCTTCTTCTCTATCGAAACATTAAAAATAAGAAAACCCAAAGAAAAAGGTTTATGGGCTACAACATACGTCGAACAGAGGGTTTCTCAAGTCTCGTAAACCTTTCTTGTTTCTTAGATTCATGCTTTCGTCAAGTTTCTTCAGAATCGAACAAAGACTCGA is a genomic window containing:
- the LOC106305429 gene encoding uncharacterized protein LOC106305429 translates to MDAEGKAEGKKVQESASTELVVDIHQGFTIDERDLTQPSKGPGYFRVLVWIDEKDVHGTKVVKSFGGFHQFNERLVIDLHSFDFKYIYIELQRGVCFKDPGTSNGTVVMGRVKIRLPPWNSCNKFAFKVNLIGLNSDGCVVAKGYLNLSMYLHRYLA